The Calliopsis andreniformis isolate RMS-2024a chromosome 7, iyCalAndr_principal, whole genome shotgun sequence region GTAACAATCGCTGTTATTATAACCCTTTTTATGAACTATGCTTTCCAGGCATATTGCGCCCGATGGAGGGTTAAAACAGTAGTTACTTGGCACGTATTTGAGAAGTCACCGAACTGGCCCTCCCATATCGTCAAAGTGTTATAGTTGTAGGCTGAATATCCCAATTCAAACCCTGTAATTCCGATCAAGCGCGATGTATTGATTTCTGGATATGTATATCATTAAGTTTTCTGTGGTAAAGTACACTCACCGCAAACACCATATTCTGATAACGATGAGTTCGACACAGTGTACAATGCCTGATTTGGGAAAATATCATGAAGAATGTTCTTAAAGGTTTTGTCCCTGTTCTGATCGTGAATGATGTGGATGCGGTGAGAGAAGGTGCCTCGTTCAACGTCCTGACCAGACAATCTTACGTGGTGACCTTCTTTCAGCAAACTTGAGAACGCTAAGCACTCCCCAATCGCCCAATCTGCCTGACGAGATTCCATTAGTTGTGCTCTTTTATCCATCACTCTTAGCACCTGTATAAACATTTGTATCTCTGTATTAAAACCAGTTGGAAGATCCTATTGATCGCCAACATGTCATGATCGTCAAGTCAACGATCCCATACTTGACTATGTGCTTCTATGTCTTTTGGAGGCGTCGATACAGCTTTGCAGATAGTTGTGATAGTTTCCATGTCAATACCAGTAGGAGGTATAGTGTTCTTTGGGCTCTGATTCGCGAAGAAATCAGTCCATGGTACATCGTGCCAGTCGCTCAAGTTCATCGAGTCTATCTCTTGTGCCTTTTTGAATTCTGCTTCGCACCAGTCCCAGTACTTTTGGATTTCCTGGAATCGTGCATGAGTTTCAGTAATCTTATTTTCATGAAAGCATTCTTTGCATACTTCTTTCGCAAAAGCCTCGGTAATCACTCCTTCTTTCAACAGCTTCTCACTGTAAATTGTTAGCACGTTGGGATGTTGCTTTATACGCTTGTACATTAAGGGTTGTGTGAGCATTGGTTCATCCAGCTCATTGTGACCGAACCTTCGGTACCCCACGATGTCTAGAACCACATCGTTGTGGAACTCTGCCCTGTATAGTCACAGTACAGACGTCAGTTTCACTACTCTAAGACTGATATTCGAAATATACCTGTATTCGCCAGCGACTTTGCTGCAGTAAGCTACCAAATCGGGATCGTCTGCGTGAATGTGAAATATCGGGGCATTTACAACTCGCGCTACGTCTGTACAATGCACGCTAGACCGAGAGTATCTCGGGTCGGTGGTGAAACCAATCTGTTTTCCAAAAATTGttgaaaatccaatataaatttcTGTAATTTAATTAATAGGGGCTTTTGCGTTAGGGCATCACGTGGAAGCTGTTACCTGGTTATTGATAACAACATGAATGACCCCGCTGGTCGTGTAGTTCGGTAGATTAGTCAGATGCATGGTTTCGTAGACAACACCTTGTCCAGAGAAGGCAGCATCGCCGTGAACCAAAATGGCCACCGACTTTTGGCCAACTGAAAAGGAGGAACTTTTAATCTGTAGCTTCCCAATTATCTTCACTTATATCTGATACGCACGTTTAGCGTCGTTTTTCTCTACTTGTTCCGCACGGACGCGACCAACTATTACAGggttgattgcttccaagtgcgAGGGATTGGCCATCATGGCGATCATGATCTTCTTTTTGCTCCTGAGAATTCAAGGTATTAAAAAGATCGTAGACGATATGTACAAGGCAATATGTACTCGAAGCTTCACCTTTCTAATAGCTTCTCAGCGTGCATTCCTAAATGGTATTTCACATCGCCAGACCCGAAACCCTCTAACGGGATAGGGTAGAATTGAGTGAACATTTGAAATAATGGTTTCGAGCAAACGTTGATCAGGGTATTCAAGCGGCCTCGATGAGCCATACCTATCACAACACTTTCTATCCCTGCAACGTTCCATTGTACCTTAATCGTGTTATGTACTGCCATTGTGTAGAAACTGAGTGTTCAAAGCGTATTGGACGATTACTACCTTTTTCAGCTGACGTTTCTATAACCTCCATCATTGATGGAATAAAGGCCTCGCAGCCCTCAAGACCGAATCTTTTCTCAGTAGGGTACTTCCTCGCTAAGAAGCCTTCGAACGTCACTGCCTTCATGATATCTATCCAGACGGCCTTCCTGTGTTCTGCTGACAAATTCCAAGCCCCTGGCACTTCAAATTTATCTCTCAACCAGTCTAACTGGAAAGGCCCAACAGCTTTCATCAATAGTAGATTACTTTAAGATATTCTATCTTAAGATATCTTCCCACACAAATACTTTCTCCGATCATCCTGACAAATAACACCTACCACAACTAGATCATGGATGTAAGTGTACTCAAGGCCTAAATGGCCACAGTAGATTTGATTCAGTCTGGTCAGGATCTCCCGCAAAGGTAGGCTTCGTTTAGTGCCACCGATCACAGTAAAAGGTGCGAGAGGAAATTCTCGGTCCATGTCAGCTTGGGACATTCCCTTCAAATGCTCCCGTACCACAATCGCTGGTGGTAAATTGGGGGTACCTTGGA contains the following coding sequences:
- the LOC143181851 gene encoding 2-oxoglutarate dehydrogenase, mitochondrial, coding for MEVLTQSSIFFRKCTVNVAPVIIDSHVSFPLSVNVRPFRNFDSDCEISHDTFLTLPGLRKESNGDMYSNPQSVRRVRSYAHHLHFNNQAVASVCIPLESVEVQKRLSRLKHGKKNSNDKLKNFEYLHNPSNSQYIDNLYTSWLNNPSSVDSSWNEYFTWLYTDKMPQATAKPPVVRVESSTPVVPPNLSASQPSGFPQQSSRSKSDSEMQGDQFINGALDINATIRAYQARGHLIADTDPLRIQNPESHKLQGTPNLPPAIVVREHLKGMSQADMDREFPLAPFTVIGGTKRSLPLREILTRLNQIYCGHLGLEYTYIHDLVVLDWLRDKFEVPGAWNLSAEHRKAVWIDIMKAVTFEGFLARKYPTEKRFGLEGCEAFIPSMMEVIETSAEKGIESVVIGMAHRGRLNTLINVCSKPLFQMFTQFYPIPLEGFGSGDVKYHLGMHAEKLLERSKKKIMIAMMANPSHLEAINPVIVGRVRAEQVEKNDAKLGQKSVAILVHGDAAFSGQGVVYETMHLTNLPNYTTSGVIHVVINNQIGFTTDPRYSRSSVHCTDVARVVNAPIFHIHADDPDLVAYCSKVAGEYRAEFHNDVVLDIVGYRRFGHNELDEPMLTQPLMYKRIKQHPNVLTIYSEKLLKEGVITEAFAKEEIQKYWDWCEAEFKKAQEIDSMNLSDWHDVPWTDFFANQSPKNTIPPTGIDMETITTICKAVSTPPKDIEAHSQVLRVMDKRAQLMESRQADWAIGECLAFSSLLKEGHHVRLSGQDVERGTFSHRIHIIHDQNRDKTFKNILHDIFPNQALYTVSNSSLSEYGVCGFELGYSAYNYNTLTIWEGQFGDFSNTCQVIVDTLLSSGQAKWGRQVGLVLLLPHGMEGQGPEHSSGRIERYLELCDDDYTHVPGTEPGAPPGETPEQIITRQLFETNWIVCNLTTPANLFHALRRQIHMPFRKPLVIMTPKSLLRHPMALSSFSDMETGTSFRPVLSDQLAKPGAIQKVLLCSGKVFYDLVAERQGKQLEDKIAILRIEQICPFPYHMLRQEMTKYSNCKIMWLQEEHKNQGPYTYVRDRIALALGIRLEDIGYAGRPPSSSPATGSKIIHTTEYKDMVAAALKLD